In the genome of Granulibacter bethesdensis CGDNIH1, one region contains:
- the aceA gene encoding isocitrate lyase yields MASICFAPDGAGSVPFDMEERFAGVKRDYTQADVEKLAGSFRVKHTIAEMGAKRLWTLLRNEPFVNTLGALTGNQAVQQVKAGLKAIYLSGWQVAADANLAGEMYPDQSLYPANSVPAVVRRINNALRRSDQIAHMEGAKAGRDGDIHWMAPIVADAEAGFGGALNSYELMKAMIDAGAAGVHFEDQLASEKKCGHLGGKVLVPISQHIRTLNAARLAADVEGVPTVLLCRTDSHAAQLLTTNVDERDHPFISGERTPEGFYRIKEGVGVDYAIARSLAYAPYADLLWWETSEPNLEEAEQFANAIAKQFPGKMLAYNCSPSFNWKKKLPPEKIAEFQRAIGSMGYKFQFVTLAGFHSLNYSMFQLARGYKDRGMAAYSELQQAEFSAEADGYTATRHQREVGVSYFDAISMAVSQGQSSTTAFAGSTEEEQFH; encoded by the coding sequence ATGGCCTCCATCTGTTTCGCGCCGGACGGCGCCGGCAGCGTTCCCTTCGATATGGAAGAACGCTTCGCCGGCGTTAAGCGCGACTATACCCAGGCCGATGTGGAGAAGCTGGCTGGCAGCTTCCGCGTCAAGCACACCATTGCCGAAATGGGCGCGAAGCGTCTGTGGACGCTGCTGCGTAACGAGCCGTTCGTGAACACGCTGGGCGCCCTGACCGGCAACCAGGCGGTTCAGCAGGTCAAGGCCGGCCTGAAGGCCATCTACCTGTCCGGCTGGCAGGTCGCCGCCGATGCCAACCTGGCCGGTGAAATGTATCCCGACCAGTCCTTGTATCCCGCGAACTCGGTTCCGGCCGTTGTCCGCCGCATCAACAACGCGCTGCGTCGCTCCGACCAGATCGCCCACATGGAAGGCGCCAAGGCCGGCCGTGATGGCGACATTCACTGGATGGCCCCGATCGTGGCCGATGCCGAAGCAGGCTTCGGTGGCGCGCTGAATTCCTACGAGCTGATGAAGGCCATGATCGATGCGGGCGCCGCCGGCGTTCACTTCGAAGACCAGCTTGCTTCCGAAAAGAAGTGCGGCCATCTGGGTGGCAAGGTTCTGGTGCCGATCAGCCAGCACATCCGCACCCTGAACGCAGCCCGTCTGGCCGCCGATGTCGAAGGCGTTCCGACCGTTCTGCTGTGCCGCACCGACAGCCATGCCGCACAGCTGCTGACCACCAATGTCGATGAGCGCGACCATCCGTTCATCAGCGGTGAGCGCACCCCGGAAGGCTTCTATCGCATCAAGGAAGGCGTGGGCGTCGATTACGCGATCGCTCGCTCCCTGGCTTATGCGCCGTATGCCGACCTGCTGTGGTGGGAAACCAGCGAGCCGAACCTGGAAGAAGCCGAGCAGTTCGCCAACGCGATCGCCAAGCAGTTCCCGGGCAAGATGCTGGCCTACAACTGCTCCCCCAGCTTCAACTGGAAGAAGAAGCTCCCGCCGGAGAAGATCGCCGAATTCCAGCGCGCGATCGGCTCCATGGGTTACAAGTTCCAGTTCGTCACGCTGGCGGGCTTCCACAGCCTGAACTACTCCATGTTCCAGCTGGCCCGTGGCTACAAGGATCGTGGCATGGCTGCGTATTCCGAGCTGCAGCAGGCCGAGTTCTCCGCCGAGGCCGATGGCTACACCGCCACCCGCCATCAGCGCGAAGTGGGCGTGTCTTACTTCGACGCGATCTCCATGGCAGTGTCTCAGGGTCAGTCTTCCACCACTGCCTTCGCCGGCAGCACGGAAGAAGAGCAGTTCCACTAA
- a CDS encoding helix-turn-helix domain-containing protein, which translates to MSRPLIGRTVRRLRQERGESQQSLAVRLGISASYLNLIEHDQRGVTASLLIKLAETLRVDLRALSGQQERHLQTGLREVFADPMLANESVSVEEVEQLAAASPNAARAILTLYRSWRVAREDAGGIALPSGRRILLPNEEVRDLFAERQNYFAELEAAAGAICADLRTTPAEANHAIAERLRARHGLTIRVGPSEGVHRRYDPSGSNLLLSEQLPRESRGFHMAFQLALMETREAVEGVITASRLSTPEAEGLLRIGLLNYTAAAILMPYEAFRHAALELRHDMDLLAARFCVSFEQACQRLASLQRPEARGVPFFFLRTDAAGNVSKRFSAAGFPFARFGGSCPRWVVHEAFTSPGAIRVQVARLPDGATFLCFARCVRGVAERWGDPPPLHVVAMGCDIAHAPDIIYGDGIDIERAAVGIGLSCRLCDRRDCRSRAFPPLEHRIAIDPNTTAESPYRFQEQH; encoded by the coding sequence ATGTCTCGTCCTCTGATCGGGCGCACCGTGCGCCGGTTGCGACAGGAACGTGGAGAGTCCCAGCAATCGCTTGCCGTGAGGCTGGGGATTTCCGCAAGCTATCTGAACTTGATCGAGCATGACCAGCGTGGCGTGACGGCATCGTTGCTGATCAAACTGGCCGAAACGCTGCGGGTTGATCTGCGTGCCCTGTCCGGCCAGCAGGAGCGGCATCTTCAGACTGGATTGCGAGAGGTTTTCGCCGATCCGATGCTGGCGAACGAGAGCGTATCGGTGGAGGAGGTGGAACAGCTTGCCGCCGCCAGTCCCAACGCAGCCCGGGCCATTCTCACGCTGTATCGGTCCTGGCGTGTCGCACGGGAGGATGCGGGCGGGATCGCATTGCCGTCTGGTCGCCGTATCCTGCTACCGAATGAGGAGGTACGCGATCTGTTTGCCGAGCGGCAGAATTACTTCGCGGAACTGGAGGCAGCCGCCGGAGCGATCTGTGCCGATCTGCGCACCACCCCGGCAGAGGCCAATCATGCCATTGCCGAGCGGCTGCGCGCCCGCCATGGGCTGACCATCCGGGTCGGCCCTTCAGAAGGCGTACACCGTCGTTACGATCCTTCTGGTTCCAACCTGTTGCTGTCGGAACAACTGCCGCGCGAAAGCCGGGGTTTCCACATGGCCTTCCAGCTGGCCCTGATGGAAACCAGAGAAGCGGTGGAGGGGGTGATCACGGCCTCCCGTCTCAGCACGCCGGAGGCCGAAGGACTGCTGCGAATCGGACTGCTGAATTATACCGCGGCTGCGATCCTGATGCCTTATGAAGCGTTCCGGCATGCGGCCCTGGAATTGCGACACGATATGGATCTGCTGGCGGCACGCTTTTGCGTCAGTTTCGAGCAGGCCTGTCAGCGCCTGGCCTCGTTACAGCGGCCGGAAGCACGTGGGGTGCCGTTCTTTTTTCTGCGGACGGATGCGGCGGGGAATGTGTCGAAGCGTTTTTCCGCAGCCGGCTTTCCATTCGCGCGTTTCGGTGGCTCCTGCCCCCGCTGGGTCGTGCATGAGGCGTTTACTTCCCCCGGCGCCATCCGGGTACAGGTGGCACGGCTGCCGGATGGTGCGACTTTTCTGTGTTTCGCGCGCTGTGTGCGTGGGGTGGCAGAGCGATGGGGAGATCCGCCGCCGCTTCATGTGGTGGCAATGGGCTGCGACATCGCTCATGCACCGGACATTATCTACGGTGATGGTATCGACATCGAACGGGCAGCCGTGGGAATCGGGCTGTCCTGCCGCCTCTGTGACCGGCGGGACTGCCGCAGTCGCGCCTTCCCGCCGCTCGAACACCGCATTGCGATTGACCCCAACACAACGGCAGAGAGCCCGTATCGCTTTCAGGAGCAACATTAG
- a CDS encoding aromatic ring-hydroxylating oxygenase subunit alpha, with translation MPDSFERSRPDLFDLRRTGIDPDYWYPLAWSGEIRKGKATGRHFAGEPIVLVRGESGRVYALEDRCAHRQVPLHAGVVEGDCLRCCYHGWTYDMSGRCIDVPYLGKDKLPNGVRAYPCQEKEGLVFIFPGDAARAEMTPLPVLPSISDPAYRTRRFGREVACHYSFMHENLIDMNHQFLHRKQMGQIRPRYLGHDAGEDWLEVRYSFARTAGRQPLGERLIFGTREGKAEPNDSLMTIRTDYPYQGLTIDLKSDRVMQLWIVYVPVDKDQKRIRTFGLLSVKKPRAAFLLHAAWPLLGWFTERIFSEDRWIVEQEQKAHDALGGNMNQEPFPVIRALQDLLARRGRLLSF, from the coding sequence TTGCCCGATTCTTTTGAGCGATCCCGACCGGACCTGTTCGATCTGCGCCGCACCGGCATTGATCCCGATTACTGGTATCCCCTCGCCTGGTCCGGAGAAATCAGAAAAGGCAAGGCAACAGGACGCCATTTCGCCGGAGAACCCATCGTTCTGGTGCGTGGGGAATCAGGGCGTGTCTATGCGCTGGAAGATCGCTGCGCCCACCGTCAGGTACCACTGCATGCCGGTGTTGTAGAGGGTGATTGTTTGCGCTGCTGCTATCACGGCTGGACCTATGATATGTCAGGCCGGTGCATCGACGTACCCTATCTGGGCAAGGATAAACTACCCAACGGGGTTCGCGCCTATCCCTGTCAGGAGAAAGAGGGGCTGGTTTTCATCTTTCCGGGCGATGCGGCCCGCGCTGAAATGACCCCGCTTCCTGTGCTGCCATCAATAAGCGACCCAGCCTATCGGACACGGCGTTTCGGGCGGGAGGTCGCCTGCCATTACAGCTTCATGCATGAAAACCTGATTGATATGAACCATCAGTTTTTACACCGGAAACAGATGGGACAGATCAGGCCGCGTTATCTGGGCCATGATGCCGGCGAAGACTGGCTGGAAGTACGATACAGTTTCGCCCGAACGGCAGGGCGGCAACCACTGGGGGAGAGGCTGATTTTCGGAACGCGGGAAGGCAAGGCCGAACCGAATGACAGCCTGATGACAATCCGCACCGATTATCCTTATCAAGGCCTGACGATCGACCTGAAATCGGACCGGGTGATGCAGTTGTGGATCGTCTATGTGCCGGTGGACAAGGACCAGAAACGCATTCGGACTTTTGGCTTGTTATCGGTCAAGAAGCCGCGTGCAGCCTTTCTGCTGCATGCGGCGTGGCCTTTACTGGGCTGGTTTACCGAGCGCATCTTCAGCGAGGATCGCTGGATCGTCGAACAGGAACAGAAAGCCCATGATGCGCTGGGGGGAAACATGAATCAGGAACCGTTTCCAGTCATTCGTGCGCTTCAGGATCTGCTCGCCAGACGTGGCAGGCTTCTGTCCTTCTGA
- a CDS encoding OPT/YSL family transporter — MPLPDPKQNPNRLAYAPEETAIHVECTRTVSSPCVEAHPRVSELPTLLVILILSVLGGIVGMQILVRLGVTPNTAIIGAVTAMILGRIPWQPLLGFRSIHRQNLVQSAISASTFGAANALLLPIGIPWALGMPDLVWPMLAGAALAMLLDAWLMYSTFGTAIFPAEAPWPPGVAAAEAIRAGDEGGRKAVTLGAGMAAGATGSWLGLPMSAMGVAFIGNPWALLFFAAGLLTRGYQHAVFALPPLHALLPSRDLAAASAPHAAMLGAGLAALVQVGALLIRNGRRPRSPDTGTDAPSLRRVLGLGMAGYLGIALLLALLGGLYTHMPPAMMLGFVIFAAFAAYMHELIVGLAAMHSGWFPAFAAAVVTLLVGMIIGFPPIALALLVGFSAATGPAFGDMGCDLRAGFLLRGEGTDPAFERDGRWQQFLAAMTAFGVAIILVALHGGDYLKAGLLPPVDHVFAGLIQSGLAPGLIGRIWPWLLIGVALQGGGGPHRQLGIMFATGLLINNSAAGWAVLAGLVIRLAVTRRGKTGTAGLEVLAGGLIAGDALLSFTSSIAQMSAPHGQQHAGAVNHSGSVRVASIKGG; from the coding sequence GTGCCTCTTCCTGATCCGAAGCAGAACCCGAACCGGCTCGCCTACGCGCCGGAGGAGACGGCTATCCACGTAGAGTGTACCCGGACAGTCTCTTCCCCATGCGTGGAAGCCCATCCTCGTGTCAGTGAACTGCCGACGCTGCTGGTCATTCTGATCCTCTCGGTTCTGGGCGGCATTGTCGGAATGCAGATTCTGGTACGGCTGGGGGTTACCCCCAACACCGCCATTATAGGTGCCGTTACTGCCATGATTCTGGGGCGTATCCCGTGGCAGCCCCTGCTTGGATTCCGCTCCATCCATCGACAGAATCTGGTGCAGAGCGCTATTTCCGCCTCCACCTTCGGCGCAGCCAATGCGCTTCTGTTACCCATCGGGATTCCATGGGCCCTGGGCATGCCGGACCTTGTCTGGCCGATGCTGGCCGGGGCGGCTCTTGCGATGTTGCTGGATGCCTGGCTGATGTACAGCACCTTCGGGACGGCCATTTTTCCGGCAGAAGCGCCGTGGCCACCAGGCGTCGCCGCCGCAGAAGCCATCAGGGCCGGTGATGAAGGCGGTCGCAAGGCCGTCACCCTCGGAGCCGGAATGGCCGCCGGAGCCACTGGATCATGGCTGGGCTTGCCGATGTCTGCCATGGGCGTCGCTTTTATCGGCAATCCATGGGCGCTGCTTTTCTTTGCTGCCGGATTACTGACACGCGGCTATCAGCATGCGGTCTTTGCGCTTCCACCCCTGCATGCCTTGCTGCCAAGCCGTGATCTGGCGGCCGCCAGTGCACCCCATGCCGCCATGCTCGGCGCTGGACTCGCGGCACTGGTACAGGTCGGCGCACTGTTGATCCGCAATGGTAGGCGACCGCGTTCACCCGACACCGGGACCGACGCCCCTTCTCTGCGGCGGGTGCTTGGGCTGGGCATGGCTGGCTATCTGGGCATCGCCCTGCTGCTGGCGCTGCTGGGAGGGCTGTATACGCATATGCCGCCTGCCATGATGTTGGGCTTTGTAATCTTCGCCGCTTTTGCCGCCTACATGCATGAACTGATTGTCGGACTGGCCGCCATGCATTCCGGTTGGTTTCCCGCTTTCGCTGCCGCCGTTGTGACCCTGCTGGTGGGCATGATCATCGGCTTTCCGCCGATAGCGCTGGCTCTGCTGGTCGGTTTTTCCGCTGCAACAGGGCCTGCTTTCGGAGATATGGGCTGCGACCTGCGGGCCGGTTTTCTGCTGCGTGGCGAAGGAACTGATCCCGCCTTCGAGCGGGATGGACGCTGGCAACAGTTTCTGGCCGCCATGACAGCATTCGGGGTCGCCATCATACTGGTGGCCCTGCATGGCGGAGACTATCTGAAAGCCGGGTTACTCCCCCCGGTCGATCATGTCTTCGCAGGGCTGATCCAATCCGGTCTTGCTCCCGGTCTGATCGGGCGGATCTGGCCCTGGCTGCTGATCGGTGTTGCTCTTCAAGGCGGTGGTGGACCACACCGCCAGCTTGGGATCATGTTTGCCACCGGACTGCTGATTAACAACAGCGCCGCCGGATGGGCCGTACTCGCCGGGCTCGTCATCAGGCTGGCCGTGACCCGTCGAGGGAAAACAGGGACTGCCGGCCTGGAAGTCCTTGCCGGCGGCCTGATTGCCGGAGACGCGCTGCTCTCTTTCACCAGTTCGATCGCCCAGATGTCGGCCCCGCATGGTCAGCAACATGCGGGCGCGGTCAACCATTCCGGCTCCGTACGCGTTGCTTCCATAAAAGGAGGCTGA
- the egtD gene encoding L-histidine N(alpha)-methyltransferase, translated as MPSVSHDLVQPSPVQPVHEIMQEVLDGLSRIRKTLPAKLFYDAEGCRLFEAITTLPEYYLTRTERHLLRGIGADLASHLPDCPALIEFGASSEDKAVLLLETLLEAGKPVNTYVAIDVAAEALSGLTNRLSVSHPALTVQPVVADFTTLESLPASVANRPQLAFFPGSTIGNLSPAQAVAFMRDVHLLTGPDACFLVGADLRKDPAILLPAYNDRAGVTAAFNRNILNHINDVTGADLDPDGFAHRAVWNDHESRIEMHLVSRRPQKARIGSRIIHFHQGETIHTENSYKHTVKGFHTLAGQAGWHASATWTDSDHLFSIHLLRKDH; from the coding sequence ATGCCGAGTGTCAGTCATGATTTGGTCCAGCCTTCCCCCGTCCAACCAGTTCACGAGATTATGCAGGAGGTTCTGGATGGGCTGTCCCGCATCAGAAAAACCCTTCCTGCAAAGCTGTTTTATGATGCGGAAGGATGCCGCCTGTTTGAGGCAATCACCACACTGCCGGAATATTATCTGACCCGTACCGAACGTCATTTGCTGCGGGGTATAGGGGCGGATCTGGCATCCCATCTCCCGGACTGTCCTGCCCTGATCGAGTTCGGCGCCAGTTCGGAGGACAAGGCCGTCCTGCTGCTGGAAACGCTGCTTGAGGCGGGAAAGCCCGTGAACACGTATGTTGCCATTGATGTCGCGGCAGAGGCTCTGTCCGGTCTGACAAACAGACTGTCCGTCTCCCATCCCGCTCTGACCGTGCAGCCGGTGGTGGCGGATTTCACAACACTCGAATCGCTGCCGGCTTCCGTCGCCAACCGCCCGCAGCTGGCGTTTTTCCCTGGCTCCACCATCGGCAATCTTTCACCGGCGCAGGCTGTTGCCTTTATGCGGGATGTCCATCTTCTGACCGGACCGGATGCGTGTTTCCTGGTAGGAGCCGATCTCCGCAAGGATCCTGCCATCCTGCTGCCGGCCTATAATGACCGGGCCGGCGTGACCGCCGCGTTCAATCGCAATATTCTCAACCATATCAATGATGTGACCGGCGCCGATCTCGACCCGGACGGATTTGCCCATCGCGCCGTATGGAATGATCATGAAAGCCGGATCGAGATGCATCTGGTCAGCCGACGCCCGCAAAAGGCCCGGATTGGCTCCAGAATCATTCATTTCCATCAAGGAGAAACCATTCACACAGAAAATAGCTACAAACATACAGTAAAAGGGTTTCATACTCTGGCAGGGCAGGCAGGGTGGCATGCTTCCGCCACCTGGACCGACTCTGATCATCTGTTTTCGATCCACCTCCTGAGGAAGGACCACTGA
- the egtB gene encoding ergothioneine biosynthesis protein EgtB — MSGSEPPLTRRFRQVRSETERLSSHLDDEDQCIQSMPDASPVKWHRAHTSWFFETFILKPYDHDYEDRFPAFNLLFNSYYEAVGARHPRPQRGLLSRPSCITIREYRHVIDMAMLRLLGQEELSKELADLVELGLQHEQQHQELMVTDMLHAFAQSPLYPAMLPGWEDTPVPPPRPGLSTDGFITLGGGLRPIGHSQPGFSFDNETPAHDVFVQPYQLATDLVTNGDWKAFIAAGGYRNSTFWMMEGYEIARHWQAPLYWIEQNGRWMQMGPGGLLPLENTAPVRHISWYEADAYARWAGARLPTEQEWEIAASDQRLNDMHGRVWQWTASAYRPYPRFQPPMGAIGEYNGKFMINQMVLRGSSIATPASHARNTYRNFFHPDRRWQFSGLRLARDIDQAIPPLTPSPSSP, encoded by the coding sequence ATGTCTGGCTCTGAGCCTCCTCTGACACGCCGCTTTAGGCAGGTCCGGTCAGAAACCGAACGGCTGAGCAGCCATCTGGATGATGAGGATCAGTGTATCCAGTCCATGCCGGATGCCAGCCCGGTCAAATGGCATCGCGCACATACAAGCTGGTTTTTCGAGACCTTCATCCTGAAACCATACGACCATGATTACGAAGATCGTTTTCCCGCCTTCAATCTGCTGTTCAATTCCTATTATGAGGCCGTGGGGGCACGTCATCCGCGTCCGCAACGCGGTCTGCTGAGCCGCCCATCCTGCATCACCATCCGCGAATACCGCCATGTTATCGACATGGCGATGCTACGCCTGCTGGGACAGGAGGAACTTTCGAAGGAACTGGCCGATCTGGTGGAGTTGGGCCTGCAACATGAGCAGCAGCATCAGGAGCTGATGGTCACGGATATGCTGCATGCTTTTGCACAAAGTCCCCTCTACCCCGCCATGCTGCCAGGCTGGGAGGACACACCAGTGCCACCCCCCAGGCCAGGCCTCAGCACCGACGGCTTCATCACGCTTGGCGGCGGCTTGAGGCCCATCGGTCATAGCCAGCCCGGATTTTCCTTCGACAACGAAACCCCCGCCCACGACGTGTTTGTGCAGCCTTATCAACTGGCCACCGATCTGGTCACCAACGGAGACTGGAAAGCTTTTATCGCCGCGGGCGGATACCGGAACAGCACCTTCTGGATGATGGAAGGCTATGAAATCGCCCGCCACTGGCAGGCGCCGCTTTACTGGATCGAGCAGAACGGACGCTGGATGCAGATGGGCCCGGGCGGATTGCTGCCGCTGGAAAACACGGCCCCGGTCCGTCACATCAGCTGGTACGAGGCTGATGCCTATGCACGCTGGGCTGGTGCAAGACTGCCGACCGAGCAGGAATGGGAAATTGCGGCTTCCGACCAGCGGCTGAATGATATGCACGGTCGGGTATGGCAATGGACCGCCAGCGCCTATCGTCCTTACCCACGCTTTCAGCCACCCATGGGCGCGATCGGCGAATACAACGGCAAGTTCATGATCAACCAGATGGTGCTGCGTGGCAGTTCCATCGCCACACCCGCGTCGCACGCAAGAAACACCTACCGGAATTTCTTCCATCCTGACAGGCGATGGCAGTTCAGCGGTCTGAGGCTGGCCCGCGATATCGATCAGGCGATTCCTCCTTTGACCCCTTCCCCTTCATCTCCTTGA
- a CDS encoding phosphopantetheine-binding protein, with the protein MTDHTQAAPDTEHGQSPFEQEMASLIVETLHLETRPQDIAPEARLFGEGLGLDSIDALELSLAISRAYGVNLKSDDAENPAIFASLRALAAHVSAHRA; encoded by the coding sequence ATGACTGATCATACTCAAGCTGCGCCTGATACAGAGCATGGGCAAAGCCCGTTCGAGCAGGAAATGGCGTCCCTTATCGTCGAAACCCTGCATCTGGAAACCAGACCGCAGGATATCGCACCGGAAGCCCGGTTGTTCGGAGAAGGGCTGGGTCTCGACAGTATCGATGCGCTGGAGCTGTCACTCGCCATCAGCCGCGCTTACGGCGTCAATCTGAAATCTGATGATGCGGAAAATCCGGCTATTTTTGCCTCCCTGCGGGCGCTGGCGGCTCACGTTTCAGCGCATCGCGCCTGA
- the bioD gene encoding dethiobiotin synthase, giving the protein MTDPVLRPVFITATGTDIGKSYVTAGLIKAFIRAGQQIQALKPVLSGTAHPPTDADLLMKALQEGPDTDDLDLDEIAPWRFAAPLSPDMAAEQEGRSIPFDALIRHCAKPRTGQVLIEGVGGVMVPLDHSHTVLDWIAALQPRILLVAGTYLGTISHTLTALSALQARGLSVDWLVLNESSSQPVPAHQTASTLTRFGAPAPFILPRQAEEATFDQLFRIITTERRS; this is encoded by the coding sequence ATGACTGATCCCGTCCTGCGCCCTGTTTTCATCACAGCCACCGGCACGGATATCGGCAAAAGCTATGTCACAGCCGGTTTGATCAAAGCTTTCATCCGGGCCGGACAGCAGATACAGGCGTTAAAGCCGGTACTCAGCGGCACGGCCCATCCCCCCACCGATGCCGATCTGCTGATGAAAGCGCTACAGGAAGGACCGGATACGGATGACCTCGACCTTGATGAGATTGCGCCCTGGCGATTTGCCGCCCCTCTCTCCCCGGATATGGCGGCAGAGCAGGAGGGGCGGAGCATCCCCTTTGATGCCCTGATCCGTCACTGCGCGAAACCACGTACCGGGCAGGTATTGATTGAAGGTGTTGGTGGCGTGATGGTGCCGCTGGACCATTCTCACACTGTGCTGGACTGGATCGCAGCATTACAGCCGCGCATTCTGCTGGTTGCCGGAACCTATCTCGGCACAATCAGCCATACGCTGACTGCTCTCTCTGCCCTCCAGGCGCGAGGGCTGAGTGTCGACTGGCTGGTATTGAACGAAAGTTCGTCCCAGCCCGTTCCTGCGCACCAAACCGCCTCCACCCTGACGCGATTTGGTGCGCCTGCACCGTTCATTCTGCCCCGCCAAGCCGAAGAGGCGACATTCGATCAGCTTTTCAGGATCATCACGACTGAACGCAGATCCTGA
- a CDS encoding cation diffusion facilitator family transporter produces MTEAIITPASHSHTHHDHGHAGHDHGALGHSHSAGVKDERRLALAGMILTVFLGAEIVGGLLSGSLALLADAGHMVSDVLSLLMGWAALRIGRRPSSTRHSYGFRRLEVLAAFVNGSSLLIVSIWIVIEAVRRLLNPQPIGGGLMLAVAAVGLVANAISLLILNEGRESSLNMRGVWLHVLSDLFGFAAAILAALIIMITGWVIADPLLSLIFAAMILRGAVSVVKGSAHVLLQGTPADIDLDAIASDLVHTIPGVQRVHHLHAWSLTGNDRLITLHAVTGAGEETGEDRDRILDAIQHRLSDRFGISHATVQMETGLRSDDHPCRLSPLPGQVHHADHDHNHD; encoded by the coding sequence ATGACCGAAGCCATCATCACGCCGGCCTCTCATTCCCATACGCATCATGATCACGGCCATGCGGGCCATGATCATGGTGCGTTGGGGCATTCCCATAGTGCGGGGGTCAAGGACGAACGCAGACTGGCCCTTGCCGGAATGATTCTCACGGTTTTTCTCGGTGCTGAAATCGTAGGCGGCCTGCTGTCCGGATCGCTGGCCCTGCTGGCCGATGCGGGCCATATGGTATCTGACGTACTGTCCCTGTTGATGGGATGGGCGGCCTTACGCATTGGCCGGCGTCCCTCCAGCACACGCCACAGCTACGGGTTCCGGCGGTTGGAAGTGCTGGCAGCCTTCGTCAATGGCTCCTCCCTCCTGATTGTCTCCATATGGATTGTGATCGAGGCAGTACGCCGCCTGCTGAATCCCCAACCGATTGGCGGCGGCCTGATGCTGGCCGTTGCCGCGGTCGGGCTGGTGGCCAACGCCATCTCCCTGCTCATCCTGAATGAAGGACGGGAATCCAGCCTTAATATGCGCGGCGTGTGGCTGCATGTGCTGAGCGACCTGTTCGGCTTTGCCGCTGCCATCCTGGCTGCGCTGATCATCATGATAACCGGCTGGGTGATCGCCGATCCACTGCTGTCACTGATCTTTGCCGCCATGATCCTGCGCGGTGCCGTGAGTGTGGTCAAAGGATCGGCCCATGTACTACTCCAGGGCACTCCGGCCGATATTGATCTGGATGCCATTGCCAGTGATCTGGTTCACACCATCCCAGGTGTACAGCGCGTTCATCACCTGCACGCATGGTCCCTGACCGGGAATGACCGGCTGATCACCCTCCATGCCGTGACCGGAGCCGGAGAGGAGACGGGCGAGGACCGGGATCGTATTCTCGATGCCATTCAGCACCGGTTGAGCGACCGGTTCGGTATCTCGCATGCGACAGTGCAGATGGAAACCGGCTTACGCTCCGACGACCATCCATGCCGCCTCTCTCCTCTTCCTGGCCAGGTCCATCATGCGGACCATGATCACAACCATGACTGA